From Halobacillus sp. Marseille-Q1614, the proteins below share one genomic window:
- a CDS encoding NAD(P)-binding protein has protein sequence MEKEEGGARVRNEKVTYEGVTYPEEMISIIRNGLPRRGRAKHISIIGAGLAGLTAASLLMQAGHHVTILEGNSRIGGRIYTMRQPYIKGR, from the coding sequence ATGGAAAAAGAGGAGGGGGGAGCACGTGTTAGAAATGAGAAAGTGACTTATGAAGGAGTTACATATCCTGAGGAAATGATCTCCATTATTCGAAACGGACTTCCAAGGAGAGGACGTGCTAAGCATATTTCCATTATAGGTGCCGGGCTGGCCGGATTAACAGCTGCCAGCCTTCTCATGCAAGCTGGTCATCATGTGACGATCCTCGAAGGAAATAGCCGTATTGGCGGCAGAATATATACAATGAGACAGCCTTATATTAAAGGCAGATAG
- a CDS encoding FAD-dependent oxidoreductase — protein MEQALNELAKIYGKIVYQEFIGGVSFSWFENPFSAGCFTLFAPNQESDLREYIYKHQGLVHFAGERTSSFHGWVEGAIESGIRAAFKINNWED, from the coding sequence ATAGAACAGGCGTTAAATGAGCTGGCAAAAATATATGGAAAGATTGTTTACCAGGAATTTATTGGCGGAGTTTCCTTCAGCTGGTTTGAAAATCCTTTCTCGGCCGGGTGTTTTACACTCTTTGCTCCCAATCAGGAAAGCGACCTCAGAGAGTATATTTACAAGCATCAAGGCCTTGTACATTTTGCCGGTGAGCGCACTTCCAGCTTCCATGGCTGGGTGGAAGGTGCGATAGAATCGGGGATCCGTGCCGCCTTCAAAATTAATAACTGGGAAGATTAA
- the gndA gene encoding NADP-dependent phosphogluconate dehydrogenase, giving the protein MTLSQEIGVIGLAVMGKNLALNIESRGYSVAVYNRTQEKTDDFLANEAAGKNFTGASSIEEFVASLEKPRKILLMVKAGPATDATIESLLPHLDKGDILIDGGNTFYQDTIRRNKELQESGIHFIGTGVSGGEEGALTGPSIMPGGQKEAFEHVQPILEAIAARVDGVPCTTYVGPDGAGHYVKMVHNGIEYGDMQLISEAYFILKHVLGLSAQELHEVFAEWNKGELDSYLIEITADIFTKVDEETGKPLVDVILDTAGQKGTGKWTSQSALELGVPLPIITESVFSRFISAMKEERVKASKILSGPNAKPFSGNKEEAIESVRKALYMSKICSYAQGFAQMRAASNEYDWNLAYGDIAMIFRGGCIIRAQFLQKIKEAYDREADLDNLLLDPYFNDIVQNYQSNLREVLSLAIEQGIPVPGFSSALAYYDSYRTETLPANLLQAQRDYFGAHTYQRIDKEGIFHTEWLK; this is encoded by the coding sequence ATGACTTTGTCACAGGAAATTGGTGTTATTGGCTTAGCAGTCATGGGAAAAAATTTAGCATTAAATATTGAAAGCAGAGGGTATTCCGTAGCGGTGTATAATCGTACGCAAGAGAAAACCGACGATTTCTTAGCCAACGAAGCGGCGGGCAAGAACTTCACAGGTGCTTCCTCTATCGAAGAATTTGTAGCTTCATTAGAAAAACCTCGTAAGATCTTATTAATGGTTAAAGCAGGACCAGCGACTGACGCTACCATTGAGTCCCTCCTGCCTCACTTAGATAAAGGCGATATTTTAATCGATGGCGGTAATACATTCTATCAGGATACAATCCGCAGAAATAAAGAGCTTCAAGAGTCAGGTATTCACTTTATTGGAACAGGAGTATCCGGTGGGGAAGAAGGAGCCCTTACAGGACCTTCTATTATGCCTGGCGGTCAGAAAGAAGCGTTTGAACATGTTCAGCCGATTCTTGAAGCGATTGCAGCACGTGTTGACGGTGTACCTTGTACGACCTATGTCGGGCCGGATGGAGCAGGACACTATGTAAAAATGGTTCACAACGGTATCGAATACGGGGACATGCAGTTGATTTCTGAAGCTTACTTTATTTTAAAACATGTGTTAGGTTTATCAGCACAGGAACTTCACGAAGTATTTGCGGAATGGAACAAAGGAGAGCTTGACAGCTACTTAATCGAGATTACGGCAGACATTTTTACAAAAGTAGATGAAGAAACAGGCAAGCCGCTCGTAGACGTTATTTTAGATACAGCAGGACAAAAAGGTACAGGGAAGTGGACGAGCCAAAGCGCTCTTGAGTTAGGGGTTCCACTGCCGATTATTACAGAGTCAGTATTCTCCCGCTTTATTTCTGCTATGAAGGAAGAGCGTGTAAAAGCAAGCAAGATCCTTAGCGGTCCAAATGCCAAGCCGTTTAGCGGCAACAAAGAAGAAGCGATTGAATCTGTACGTAAAGCCCTGTATATGAGTAAAATCTGTTCCTATGCACAAGGTTTTGCCCAAATGCGCGCAGCTTCCAATGAATATGACTGGAACCTGGCTTATGGAGATATCGCTATGATCTTTAGAGGCGGCTGTATCATCCGTGCACAGTTCCTGCAGAAAATTAAAGAAGCGTATGATCGTGAAGCAGATCTTGATAACCTGCTGCTTGATCCATACTTTAATGACATTGTTCAAAACTATCAGAGCAATTTAAGAGAAGTTCTTTCCTTAGCGATCGAACAGGGAATTCCGGTTCCTGGCTTCTCAAGCGCCCTTGCTTATTATGACAGCTACCGTACAGAGACACTTCCTGCTAATCTGCTGCAGGCTCAGCGTGACTACTTTGGTGCTCACACGTATCAGCGTATTGATAAAGAAGGTATCTTCCATACAGAATGGTTAAAATAA
- a CDS encoding AI-2E family transporter, with amino-acid sequence MWWTHSFFKYTTGLILLLISIFFLEVLNFFSPVLTILSTLFYPILIAGFFYYIFKPAVFLIQKIKFVPKPAAILIVFAAVAGLIYGGVKLIANTLSGQVERLSTSLPEDLSKTADQAEKMIEENNLGLFSFESLRQKAASSLSDFVQSAGDHVTEVAAAAASAATVIVVVPFVLFFLLKDGHKLSDFLIRFLPEQHEQKGLDLLSNIDKTLGAYIIGQITVAFADGVLMYFGYLIIGLDYALLLAIFVFITAVIPFFGPILGVIPALIVSLTQEPNMAIYVLIVMGIVQQLEGNLIAPVVLGNRLNVHPLTIILLLIVAAALFGFIGMVIAVPLYSVLKVIVKNLYSFLLLRKSSIY; translated from the coding sequence ATGTGGTGGACTCATTCTTTTTTTAAGTATACGACAGGATTAATTTTACTATTGATCAGCATATTTTTTTTAGAGGTTTTAAACTTTTTCAGCCCGGTGCTTACCATTTTATCTACTTTGTTTTATCCAATATTGATTGCGGGCTTTTTTTATTACATATTTAAACCGGCCGTTTTTTTGATCCAAAAAATAAAATTCGTACCGAAGCCTGCAGCTATTTTGATTGTATTTGCTGCGGTGGCTGGACTGATCTATGGAGGGGTAAAGCTGATCGCCAATACGCTTTCCGGGCAGGTTGAACGTCTTTCTACGAGCCTCCCTGAAGACTTATCGAAAACAGCAGACCAGGCAGAAAAAATGATCGAAGAGAATAATTTAGGACTGTTTTCGTTTGAAAGCCTGCGCCAAAAAGCAGCCAGCTCTCTGAGTGATTTTGTTCAATCGGCCGGAGATCATGTCACAGAGGTCGCCGCTGCAGCGGCTAGTGCTGCTACAGTGATTGTTGTAGTGCCTTTTGTATTGTTCTTTCTGCTGAAGGACGGCCATAAACTATCAGATTTTCTCATAAGGTTTTTACCGGAACAGCATGAGCAAAAGGGGCTCGATTTATTAAGCAACATTGATAAAACTCTTGGTGCCTATATTATCGGGCAAATTACCGTCGCCTTTGCCGATGGTGTTTTAATGTATTTCGGCTATTTAATTATTGGATTGGATTACGCGCTCCTTCTCGCAATCTTTGTTTTTATTACGGCTGTTATTCCGTTTTTCGGCCCGATTCTAGGGGTTATCCCAGCATTAATCGTCAGTCTAACCCAGGAGCCGAATATGGCAATATATGTCCTGATTGTCATGGGTATTGTTCAGCAGCTCGAAGGGAACCTTATCGCACCCGTCGTTCTTGGGAACCGGCTGAACGTCCATCCTTTAACGATTATATTACTGCTAATCGTTGCTGCCGCCCTGTTTGGTTTCATTGGAATGGTTATTGCTGTTCCCCTTTATTCCGTGCTTAAAGTCATTGTGAAAAATCTCTATTCTTTCTTACTCCTTCGAAAAAGCAGTATTTATTAG
- a CDS encoding ABC transporter permease/substrate-binding protein: protein MNEFIQVFQNRQGILLEKIWEHLQISMISLVIATLISVPLGLYLTRKQKVAEPIIGATAVLQTIPSLAVLAFLIPFMGIGQTPAIIALTAYGLLPILRNTYTGIKEVDPSLKEAATGMGMNSFRRLARVELPIAMPVIMAGIRTSLGFIVGTTTIAALIGAGGLGDLILLGLDRGGDLNLIIFGAIPAALLAIVLDAVLRLFERTSAKSGFRSLVILLTAFALIAAGPLAFGGEVKKDITIGAKLGSEPSILVNMYKLLIEEETDLSVGLETNLGKTEMVFSALQSGSIDIYPEFTGTAIVSLLGEKADSNDSREVYEQAKQGMSEEFNLAFLEPMEFNNTYAVATTKETAEQYELQTIGDLKAVEDQITAGFTLEFNDRYDGYQGMKEVYGLDLGEVRTMDAGLREGAIESGEVDVIDAYATDSYMIELDLTTLKDPENLFPPYQGAPLMREETLEQYPELEEVLNQLGGLISDDEMRKMNYQVDYEDRNPEEVAREYLIEQGLLNE from the coding sequence ATGAATGAATTCATTCAAGTCTTTCAAAACAGGCAGGGGATTTTGTTAGAAAAAATATGGGAGCACCTGCAAATTTCGATGATTTCCCTTGTTATTGCTACTCTTATATCCGTTCCCCTAGGCTTGTACCTAACGAGAAAACAAAAAGTGGCTGAACCTATTATTGGTGCCACTGCCGTTCTGCAGACGATCCCCAGTTTAGCAGTTTTAGCCTTTTTAATTCCTTTTATGGGCATTGGACAGACACCGGCGATCATTGCCTTAACGGCATATGGACTCCTCCCGATTCTAAGAAACACCTATACAGGAATTAAAGAGGTCGACCCTTCCTTAAAGGAAGCGGCAACAGGAATGGGCATGAATTCTTTTCGGCGATTAGCGCGTGTAGAGCTGCCGATTGCCATGCCTGTGATTATGGCAGGGATACGTACTTCCCTGGGTTTTATTGTAGGAACGACAACCATTGCGGCTCTAATCGGGGCCGGGGGCCTTGGGGATTTAATCCTATTAGGGTTAGACCGCGGCGGGGATCTTAATCTTATTATTTTTGGTGCAATACCTGCAGCTTTGCTTGCGATCGTCCTGGATGCTGTTCTCCGGTTATTTGAACGGACATCAGCCAAATCAGGCTTCCGTTCTTTAGTCATTCTCCTTACAGCTTTTGCATTGATTGCAGCCGGACCGCTGGCTTTTGGAGGAGAAGTGAAAAAAGATATTACCATCGGGGCCAAACTCGGTTCAGAGCCATCTATCTTAGTCAATATGTACAAATTATTAATTGAAGAGGAAACCGATCTGTCTGTAGGACTTGAAACAAACCTCGGAAAAACAGAAATGGTCTTTAGTGCCCTGCAAAGTGGAAGTATCGATATTTATCCTGAATTTACCGGAACAGCGATCGTTTCCTTACTTGGTGAGAAAGCAGATAGTAATGACAGCCGGGAAGTTTACGAGCAGGCCAAACAAGGAATGTCTGAAGAATTTAATTTAGCTTTTCTTGAGCCCATGGAATTTAATAATACGTATGCTGTAGCAACGACAAAGGAAACGGCAGAGCAATATGAGCTTCAAACGATTGGTGACTTAAAAGCGGTGGAAGACCAGATTACAGCAGGCTTTACCCTTGAGTTTAATGACCGCTATGATGGGTATCAGGGTATGAAAGAGGTCTATGGACTCGACCTTGGTGAAGTCCGTACAATGGATGCCGGACTGAGAGAAGGGGCAATTGAAAGTGGAGAAGTTGACGTGATAGACGCTTACGCCACTGATAGTTATATGATAGAATTAGATTTAACGACTTTAAAGGATCCGGAAAATCTATTTCCTCCTTATCAGGGCGCTCCATTGATGAGAGAGGAAACGTTAGAGCAATATCCTGAGCTTGAAGAAGTGTTAAATCAGCTCGGGGGACTTATTTCGGATGACGAAATGAGAAAAATGAATTATCAGGTAGATTATGAAGACCGTAATCCCGAGGAGGTCGCCCGTGAATATTTAATCGAACAAGGGCTTTTAAACGAATAG
- the zwf gene encoding glucose-6-phosphate dehydrogenase has translation MDSMSFILFGSTGDLAKRKIYPALYNLYMEQAMPESFSVIGLGRRTLSQEEFQGRIEDAVYTFSRSSVDEEAMKKFIQSFRYHSLDVTDPAGYEDLLSFVEQREEELNITENRLFYLSVAPRLYDDIITNVKRSGLGDTKGWKRLIVEKPFGHDVETARELNEKLGKVFDEKEIYRIDHYLGKPMVQNLEALEHSNPVLKALWNKKYIANMQITASEVVGVEERAGYYDQVGAIRDMVQNHMLQLLMMTAMHLPNEMNPDNIREEKKKVMQALRPLSKEDVTRDVVRGQYGSGVIDDEHVHGYLDEQGVDPSSRNDTFIAARLWIDSDFWRGVPFYIRTGKRMKEKSTRIVMEFKGETHNQYEGEHLEPNLLIIEISPNKGVTLQLNSKNTLNNNKLEPVHINFSRDQSNLPEAYELLLQDAFEGDQTYFAHWDEVELSWQWVQPILEVFEEDATDLHVYESGSMGPKASDKLLAEHGFKWW, from the coding sequence TTGGATTCAATGTCTTTTATTTTATTCGGTTCAACCGGGGATTTAGCCAAGCGTAAAATCTACCCTGCTCTATACAACTTATATATGGAACAGGCGATGCCCGAATCGTTCTCTGTGATTGGTTTAGGGAGAAGAACGTTATCTCAAGAAGAATTTCAAGGTCGAATAGAGGATGCAGTCTATACCTTTTCTAGAAGCTCAGTAGACGAGGAGGCTATGAAAAAGTTTATTCAAAGCTTCCGTTACCATTCCCTTGATGTGACAGACCCTGCCGGCTATGAAGATCTATTATCATTTGTCGAGCAGAGAGAAGAAGAACTGAACATAACGGAAAATCGATTGTTTTACTTATCTGTCGCTCCACGTTTGTATGATGATATCATTACAAATGTGAAACGTAGCGGTTTAGGCGATACAAAAGGATGGAAGAGGCTGATTGTTGAGAAGCCGTTCGGCCATGATGTGGAAACAGCAAGGGAACTCAACGAGAAGCTCGGTAAAGTTTTTGATGAAAAAGAAATTTACCGAATCGATCATTACTTAGGTAAGCCGATGGTACAGAACCTTGAGGCTCTTGAACATTCCAACCCTGTGCTTAAAGCACTTTGGAATAAAAAATATATCGCCAATATGCAGATTACAGCCAGCGAAGTTGTCGGTGTTGAAGAACGGGCAGGTTACTATGATCAAGTAGGAGCCATACGGGATATGGTGCAGAACCATATGCTGCAGCTTCTGATGATGACCGCCATGCATCTGCCGAATGAAATGAATCCTGATAATATCAGGGAAGAGAAGAAAAAAGTCATGCAGGCACTGCGTCCGCTGTCCAAAGAAGATGTGACGCGTGATGTTGTAAGAGGACAATATGGTTCAGGCGTTATTGATGATGAACACGTACACGGCTATCTTGATGAACAGGGTGTAGATCCCTCTTCAAGAAATGATACGTTTATCGCTGCGAGATTATGGATTGACAGTGATTTCTGGAGAGGTGTTCCTTTTTATATCCGTACAGGAAAGCGAATGAAGGAGAAATCCACTCGCATTGTTATGGAGTTTAAAGGAGAGACGCACAACCAGTATGAGGGTGAGCATCTAGAGCCAAACCTGCTCATTATTGAAATCAGCCCAAATAAAGGCGTTACCTTGCAGCTGAACAGCAAGAACACGTTAAACAATAATAAGCTTGAACCTGTTCATATTAATTTCTCCCGCGATCAAAGCAACTTGCCTGAAGCTTATGAACTTCTTCTTCAGGATGCATTTGAGGGAGACCAGACCTATTTTGCCCACTGGGATGAAGTAGAATTATCCTGGCAGTGGGTACAGCCTATATTGGAAGTGTTTGAAGAAGACGCTACAGATCTTCATGTATATGAATCGGGATCAATGGGACCTAAGGCGTCAGATAAACTGCTCGCTGAACATGGCTTTAAATGGTGGTAA
- a CDS encoding ABC transporter ATP-binding protein has product MITFNNVTKKYPDGTKAVKNINLEIREGEFLTIIGPSGCGKTTTMKMINRLIEPTEGSVYIKNKDIKDYNIHELRWNTGYVLQEIALFPHMSVEENISVVPEMKKWNKKELSKRIDELMDMVGLDPSVHRKRKPSELSGGQQQRVGVIRALAADPDIILMDEPFSALDPISREQLQKDIHSLHKEIRKTIIFVTHDIDEAMAMGDRVCLMKDGEIVQLDQPQNLILNPANSFVEDFIGERKSPWQTAVDVMIDQTKQRLFTTQEWEDGLVPGRGTFAVKNTNQTFAFGVEHGEKTDLPILSHEMTLKEAMEVFEQSDYTLLPVTRDGKVLGTLSYKDMVFYLKKQIKSENGVVQP; this is encoded by the coding sequence ATGATCACATTTAATAACGTCACAAAAAAATATCCCGACGGAACAAAAGCCGTCAAAAACATTAATTTAGAAATCAGAGAAGGTGAATTCCTCACAATTATCGGTCCGAGCGGATGCGGAAAGACAACTACGATGAAAATGATAAATCGATTAATCGAACCGACAGAAGGATCGGTGTATATTAAAAACAAAGACATCAAGGATTACAACATTCATGAATTAAGATGGAATACCGGGTATGTACTTCAGGAAATCGCATTATTTCCGCATATGTCTGTGGAAGAGAATATATCTGTCGTTCCTGAAATGAAAAAATGGAATAAAAAAGAGTTATCCAAGCGCATTGATGAATTAATGGACATGGTAGGTCTTGATCCAAGTGTCCATCGTAAAAGAAAACCTAGTGAACTGTCAGGGGGACAGCAGCAGCGGGTGGGGGTCATTCGGGCCCTTGCTGCTGATCCTGATATCATATTAATGGACGAGCCATTCAGTGCGCTGGATCCAATCAGCCGCGAACAATTACAAAAAGATATTCACTCTCTTCATAAAGAGATCAGAAAAACGATCATATTTGTCACCCATGATATCGATGAAGCGATGGCGATGGGGGATCGCGTCTGCCTTATGAAAGACGGCGAAATCGTTCAGCTTGATCAGCCGCAGAATCTCATACTTAACCCGGCCAATTCATTTGTGGAAGATTTTATCGGTGAAAGGAAATCTCCGTGGCAGACCGCTGTCGATGTAATGATTGACCAGACAAAGCAGCGGCTGTTTACTACACAGGAATGGGAAGATGGTCTGGTGCCAGGCCGCGGGACTTTTGCAGTGAAAAATACGAATCAAACCTTCGCTTTTGGTGTGGAGCATGGAGAAAAAACCGATCTTCCTATCCTCTCTCACGAAATGACATTAAAAGAGGCGATGGAAGTTTTTGAGCAGAGTGATTACACTCTTCTTCCTGTTACAAGAGATGGTAAAGTTCTAGGTACGCTCTCTTATAAAGATATGGTGTTCTACCTCAAGAAGCAGATTAAATCGGAAAACGGGGTGGTGCAGCCATGA
- a CDS encoding CoA-binding protein produces the protein MMHQNPDRQKMRSLLDESKNIAVIGLSDKPYRTSYQVSEAMQKAGYKIIPVNPEIESTLGENAYSSLSEVKERIDIINVFRRSEYLPGVARESLNIDAKGFWAQQGVYHPDVPEILKKKDMLVIMDNCIKVAHAVLR, from the coding sequence ATGATGCATCAAAATCCTGATCGGCAGAAAATGCGTTCTCTCTTAGATGAATCGAAAAATATTGCGGTTATCGGTCTTTCTGATAAGCCTTACCGCACATCTTACCAGGTGAGCGAAGCGATGCAGAAGGCGGGATATAAAATTATCCCCGTCAATCCTGAGATTGAGTCAACACTGGGAGAAAATGCATACAGCAGCTTAAGTGAAGTTAAAGAACGTATTGATATTATAAACGTTTTCAGACGTTCCGAATATTTACCTGGGGTTGCCCGCGAATCTTTAAATATTGATGCAAAAGGTTTTTGGGCCCAGCAGGGTGTCTATCATCCGGACGTGCCGGAGATACTAAAAAAGAAGGATATGCTTGTCATCATGGATAACTGTATTAAAGTAGCTCACGCGGTTTTAAGATAA
- the yidD gene encoding membrane protein insertion efficiency factor YidD: MKQIFIALITFYRKWISPMTPPSCRFQPTCSEYGIEALKRFGFFKGSYLTVKRILKCHPFHKGGFDPVPNKDEDKN; the protein is encoded by the coding sequence ATGAAGCAGATTTTTATTGCCCTGATTACCTTTTACAGAAAATGGATCAGCCCAATGACGCCTCCAAGCTGCCGTTTTCAGCCGACGTGCTCTGAATACGGCATTGAAGCTCTTAAGAGGTTTGGATTCTTTAAAGGAAGTTATTTAACTGTAAAAAGAATTTTAAAGTGCCACCCTTTTCATAAAGGTGGATTTGATCCGGTTCCAAATAAAGACGAGGACAAAAATTAA
- the folE2 gene encoding GTP cyclohydrolase FolE2 — protein MNQTETNNSKKLPSKEDRHKLFGSVKPGPRTKPVDKDKMVDLQNSKKDFLFDIDMVGISNVKHPISIPSQLSPQIQTTIGTFKFGSSISQDSKGTNMSRFTEQLDKFHNQGFAIDIETLKTFTSELAGRLKEDNAEVEVSFPWFFERKGPYSDLAGMNHADATIRVEYAEATGYDVTVTLTGKITTLCPCSKEISEYSAHNQRGNVTMTVKLTEDFNEQEIDWKAALLEAAESNASARIHPVLKRPDEKMVTEQAYENPRFVEDIVRLVAADLYEYDFVESFTVNCRNEESIHLHDAEASLSYDKKQEA, from the coding sequence ATGAATCAAACAGAAACAAATAACTCAAAAAAATTGCCTTCTAAAGAAGATCGTCATAAATTATTTGGTTCCGTAAAGCCCGGCCCGCGCACAAAGCCGGTCGACAAAGATAAAATGGTCGATTTACAGAATTCCAAGAAAGACTTTTTGTTTGATATAGATATGGTCGGTATTTCTAATGTTAAGCATCCGATTTCAATTCCAAGTCAGCTGTCACCGCAAATCCAAACGACGATCGGCACCTTTAAGTTTGGCTCTTCTATCTCCCAGGACAGTAAAGGAACAAATATGAGCCGATTTACCGAACAGTTGGATAAGTTTCATAACCAAGGGTTCGCGATAGATATTGAAACATTGAAAACCTTCACCTCAGAACTGGCCGGCCGCTTAAAAGAAGACAATGCAGAAGTGGAAGTTTCTTTCCCATGGTTTTTCGAAAGAAAAGGTCCTTATTCTGATTTAGCCGGTATGAACCATGCCGATGCAACGATTCGCGTCGAATACGCAGAAGCGACTGGCTATGATGTGACCGTAACTTTAACCGGTAAAATTACCACTCTATGCCCTTGCTCTAAAGAGATCAGTGAATACAGTGCGCATAACCAGCGCGGTAATGTGACGATGACTGTTAAGCTTACGGAAGACTTCAATGAACAGGAAATCGACTGGAAAGCAGCCCTGCTTGAAGCTGCTGAAAGTAATGCCAGTGCCCGAATTCATCCTGTATTAAAACGTCCGGATGAAAAAATGGTTACAGAACAGGCTTATGAGAATCCGCGTTTTGTAGAAGATATTGTAAGATTAGTCGCAGCAGACCTCTATGAATATGATTTTGTAGAATCCTTTACTGTAAACTGCAGAAATGAAGAGTCGATTCACCTTCATGATGCGGAAGCTTCTCTGTCTTATGACAAAAAGCAGGAAGCATAA
- a CDS encoding cyclase family protein: MKMIDITAPVYEGMPVYKNKPEKQPNFNSQTNGHVTESRLEIDAHTGTHIDAPLHMVNDGDTFESISLESLVGDAKVFDLTEVEDGITKQDLEGLDIEENDFVLFKTKNSFEDEFNFEFIYVKEDAANYLVEKKIRGVGIDSLGIERSQPEHPTHKALFGAGIIVIEGLRLKEVEPKSYHMVAAPMKLLGTDAAPARVLLFENK, encoded by the coding sequence ATGAAAATGATCGACATTACGGCTCCAGTCTATGAAGGAATGCCGGTGTATAAAAACAAACCAGAAAAGCAGCCGAATTTTAACAGCCAGACAAACGGGCACGTTACTGAATCACGCCTTGAAATCGATGCCCACACAGGCACTCACATTGATGCACCATTACATATGGTCAACGATGGGGATACGTTTGAATCAATTTCTCTTGAGAGCCTTGTAGGCGATGCCAAAGTTTTCGACTTAACGGAAGTTGAAGACGGTATTACTAAGCAGGATTTAGAAGGACTGGATATCGAGGAAAACGATTTTGTCCTGTTTAAAACAAAAAATTCATTTGAAGACGAATTTAATTTCGAGTTTATTTATGTGAAAGAAGATGCCGCCAACTACTTAGTGGAAAAGAAAATCCGCGGTGTCGGCATCGATTCTTTAGGGATTGAGCGCAGCCAGCCGGAACACCCGACTCATAAAGCACTGTTTGGTGCAGGCATTATCGTAATTGAAGGACTGCGCTTAAAAGAAGTAGAGCCTAAAAGCTATCACATGGTAGCTGCGCCGATGAAACTGTTAGGAACAGATGCAGCTCCTGCGCGCGTGCTTCTATTTGAAAATAAGTAA
- a CDS encoding HesB/YadR/YfhF family protein, which translates to MKLQVTEEAASWYEKELEINDESYIRFYVRYGGSGGLQPGFSLAIMQDQPREPIAEEKVNNVRYFIEAKDEWYFDDYSLKVSLHEGSQEPEFIYE; encoded by the coding sequence ATGAAACTACAAGTAACAGAAGAAGCAGCCAGCTGGTATGAAAAAGAACTCGAAATAAATGATGAATCCTATATTCGTTTTTATGTAAGATATGGCGGCAGCGGCGGCCTGCAGCCGGGGTTTTCTTTGGCCATCATGCAGGATCAGCCCCGTGAACCAATCGCAGAAGAAAAAGTAAACAATGTCCGCTACTTTATTGAAGCGAAAGATGAATGGTATTTTGACGATTATTCATTGAAAGTTTCTCTTCATGAAGGTTCACAAGAGCCGGAATTTATATACGAATAA
- the plsY gene encoding glycerol-3-phosphate 1-O-acyltransferase PlsY → MEYFLFILIAYLLGAIPSGLIVGKLGYGIDIREHGSGNLGGTNTFRVLGLKAGLIVTTADILKGTIATALPIWIGVDVIPLVVGIFAVIGHMYPVFAGFKGGKAVATSGGVILGVNPVVFAIMIGTFFLLLYLTKYVSLSSMITGIVSIIVTLFLQEYGLTIVIAILTLFVIYRHRTNIKRILNKTEPKITWM, encoded by the coding sequence ATGGAATATTTCCTATTTATTTTAATTGCTTACTTATTAGGAGCAATTCCCTCTGGTCTTATCGTAGGAAAATTAGGATATGGAATAGATATACGAGAACATGGCAGCGGGAATCTTGGAGGCACAAATACCTTTCGCGTACTGGGTTTGAAAGCAGGTTTGATCGTAACGACGGCTGATATACTAAAAGGCACGATCGCGACCGCACTGCCGATTTGGATAGGTGTAGACGTTATTCCTTTAGTGGTTGGTATATTCGCTGTCATCGGCCATATGTATCCAGTGTTTGCGGGATTTAAAGGCGGAAAAGCTGTAGCAACATCCGGAGGCGTTATATTAGGTGTCAACCCTGTCGTTTTTGCTATAATGATTGGAACCTTTTTTCTTTTATTATACTTAACTAAGTATGTGTCTTTATCATCTATGATCACAGGAATCGTCTCCATTATTGTTACCCTCTTTCTTCAGGAGTATGGATTAACGATTGTCATAGCTATACTTACCCTTTTTGTTATCTATCGCCATCGTACAAATATTAAGCGTATCCTAAATAAGACAGAACCTAAAATCACATGGATGTAA